A DNA window from Ornithinimicrobium humiphilum contains the following coding sequences:
- a CDS encoding DAK2 domain-containing protein, translating to MPRPVLDLVTARRWAMTARILLAGARERIDALNVFPVADGDTGTNMYLTMDGALEFLRGQFELGAGTESLDEGLALISRGMLLSARGNSGVILSQLTRGLSDSVGPDVEAAGPEDLAAAFETAARTAWDAVAAPVEGTILSVARAAAEGARAAVDRGRPLYGDDEPLDTLHVVREALEAARQALAHTPEQLPALRAAGVVDAGGAGLVLVIEALEAVLEDRPHRPAGDLPTWWEVQPRPAAVADGTRACTEEDADLGAGSIEVMYLLTASDEDRAARLRAHLTRLGTSVVVAGGPEDYRVHVHLDDPRLAVEAGAMAGTVEDVRLTSLADGSRLDPLPGPAGPGSGRSPHQEALAAATLPSDEGSTALGVVACGLGEGVARLLTRAGAQVVPSGPRRRASAGQLLAAVWASGAPRVILLPNDGDTVMVAMAAAEAAAREGVVVDVVPTRTLVQGLAALAVLDPEGDPDEVVPAMTAAAEGVRPGALTQAERTADTPAGPVRPGQWIGIVDHDIVTVGDELEPVATTVLDLLWHDGAEVLTVLDGADARDGALDPVLDALLARHPGAEVTRIEGGQPTYPYLLGVE from the coding sequence GTGCCCCGCCCTGTCCTCGACCTCGTCACCGCCCGTCGGTGGGCCATGACGGCACGCATCCTGCTGGCGGGGGCGCGGGAGCGGATCGACGCGCTCAACGTCTTCCCGGTCGCCGACGGCGACACCGGCACCAACATGTACCTGACCATGGACGGGGCCCTGGAGTTCCTGCGCGGGCAGTTCGAGCTGGGCGCGGGCACCGAGAGCCTCGACGAGGGGCTGGCGCTCATCTCCCGCGGCATGCTCCTGTCGGCCCGCGGCAACTCCGGCGTGATCCTCTCGCAGCTGACCCGGGGCCTGTCCGACTCCGTCGGCCCCGACGTCGAGGCCGCCGGCCCCGAGGACCTCGCCGCCGCCTTCGAGACCGCCGCCCGCACCGCGTGGGACGCCGTCGCCGCGCCCGTCGAGGGCACGATCCTGTCGGTGGCCCGGGCCGCCGCCGAGGGAGCCCGCGCCGCGGTCGACCGGGGCCGCCCGCTCTACGGCGACGACGAGCCGCTCGACACCCTGCACGTCGTCCGCGAGGCGCTGGAGGCCGCACGGCAGGCGCTGGCGCACACCCCCGAGCAGCTCCCGGCCCTGCGTGCCGCGGGCGTGGTGGACGCCGGGGGAGCGGGGCTGGTCCTGGTCATCGAGGCGCTGGAGGCGGTCCTCGAGGACCGTCCGCACCGTCCCGCCGGCGACCTGCCCACCTGGTGGGAGGTGCAGCCCCGCCCCGCGGCCGTCGCCGACGGCACGCGCGCCTGCACGGAGGAGGACGCCGACCTCGGCGCGGGCAGCATCGAGGTCATGTACCTCCTCACCGCCAGCGACGAGGACCGCGCCGCCCGGCTCCGCGCCCACCTCACGCGGCTCGGCACCTCGGTCGTGGTCGCCGGCGGCCCCGAGGACTACCGCGTGCACGTCCACCTCGACGACCCCCGGCTCGCCGTCGAGGCCGGCGCCATGGCCGGCACCGTCGAGGACGTCCGGCTGACCTCGTTGGCCGACGGCAGCCGCCTCGACCCCCTGCCGGGCCCCGCCGGGCCGGGCTCCGGGCGGTCGCCCCACCAGGAGGCGCTCGCCGCCGCGACCCTGCCGTCCGACGAGGGCAGCACCGCCCTGGGTGTCGTGGCCTGCGGTCTGGGGGAGGGTGTGGCGCGCCTGCTGACCAGGGCCGGCGCCCAGGTCGTCCCGTCGGGCCCGCGGCGCCGGGCCTCCGCGGGCCAGCTGCTCGCGGCCGTCTGGGCCAGCGGTGCCCCGCGCGTGATCCTGCTCCCCAACGACGGCGACACCGTCATGGTGGCGATGGCCGCGGCCGAGGCGGCCGCCCGCGAGGGCGTCGTCGTCGACGTCGTGCCCACCCGCACGCTCGTGCAGGGGCTCGCGGCGCTCGCCGTGCTCGACCCCGAGGGCGACCCCGACGAGGTCGTGCCGGCGATGACCGCCGCCGCCGAGGGGGTGCGGCCCGGGGCACTGACCCAGGCCGAGCGCACCGCGGACACCCCCGCCGGCCCCGTCCGCCCCGGGCAGTGGATCGGCATCGTGGACCACGACATCGTCACGGTCGGCGACGAGCTCGAGCCGGTCGCCACCACGGTGCTCGACCTGCTCTGGCACGACGGGGCCGAGGTGCTCACCGTCCTCGACGGCGCCGACGCCCGCGACGGTGCCCTGGACCCCGTGCTCGACGCCCTGCTCGCCCGCCACCCGGGGGCCGAGGTGACGCGGATCGAGGGCGGGCAGCCGACCTACCCCTACCTGCTGGGGGTGGAGTG
- the rpmB gene encoding 50S ribosomal protein L28: MAATCDVCGKGPSFGHSISHSHRRTKRRWNPNIQRVRAMVGATPKRLNVCTSCLKAGKVSR; encoded by the coding sequence GTGGCTGCCACTTGCGACGTCTGCGGCAAGGGACCGAGCTTCGGTCACAGCATCTCGCACTCCCACCGCCGCACCAAGCGCCGCTGGAACCCCAACATCCAGCGCGTCCGCGCCATGGTGGGTGCGACCCCGAAGCGTCTCAACGTCTGCACCTCCTGCCTCAAGGCGGGCAAGGTCAGCCGCTGA
- the thiL gene encoding thiamine-phosphate kinase produces MVDDGATLGGRGERGVLAEVFAAYAGLPTDGVLVGPGDDTGLLAVPTGRVLATTDTVVRDRDWRDDWSTAQDVGVKVVTQNLADLAAMGGRGTGLLVALAAPPSLPLAWARGLAEGIGYAAGLAGVPVLGGDLSSTAGDAVLVAVTALGELADGVTAPVLRSGASPGDVLAVSGPLGRSGAGLELLLGGVTEARDEQERRLLDHHRRPLTDLAQGPSAARAGATAMIDVSDGLVRDGDRVARASGVALVLDPGAVDRLAGELVPALPLDRARRQVLSGGEEHELLATFPGDRSLPEGWRRLGQVLPVGSDGADAPGVWQDGARLDPATGGWDHFEG; encoded by the coding sequence ATGGTCGACGACGGTGCGACGCTGGGCGGGCGGGGCGAGCGCGGCGTGCTCGCGGAGGTCTTCGCCGCCTACGCCGGCCTGCCGACCGACGGCGTGCTCGTCGGCCCCGGTGACGACACCGGGCTGCTGGCCGTGCCCACCGGCCGCGTCCTGGCGACCACCGACACCGTGGTGCGCGACCGGGACTGGCGCGACGACTGGTCCACGGCCCAGGACGTCGGCGTCAAGGTCGTCACCCAGAACCTCGCCGACCTCGCCGCCATGGGTGGGCGGGGCACCGGCCTGCTCGTCGCGCTCGCCGCGCCGCCGTCGCTGCCGCTGGCCTGGGCCCGGGGTCTCGCCGAGGGCATCGGGTATGCCGCGGGGCTGGCCGGGGTGCCGGTGCTCGGCGGTGACCTGTCCTCCACCGCGGGCGACGCCGTTCTGGTCGCGGTGACCGCGCTGGGCGAGCTGGCCGACGGCGTAACGGCACCGGTGCTGCGGTCCGGGGCGTCCCCCGGCGACGTGCTGGCGGTCTCCGGGCCCCTGGGGCGCTCCGGTGCCGGCCTGGAGCTGCTGCTGGGCGGTGTGACGGAGGCGCGCGACGAACAGGAGCGTCGGCTGCTCGACCACCACCGCCGGCCGCTGACCGACCTGGCCCAGGGCCCGTCGGCCGCCCGGGCCGGGGCCACCGCGATGATCGACGTCTCGGACGGACTGGTGCGCGACGGCGACCGCGTCGCGCGGGCGAGCGGGGTCGCGCTGGTGCTCGACCCGGGGGCGGTCGACCGTCTCGCCGGCGAGCTGGTCCCGGCCCTGCCGCTCGACCGGGCACGTCGCCAGGTGCTGTCCGGGGGAGAGGAGCACGAGCTGCTCGCGACCTTCCCGGGGGACCGGTCGCTGCCGGAGGGGTGGAGGCGTCTGGGGCAGGTCCTGCCCGTCGGCAGCGACGGCGCGGACGCCCCCGGCGTCTGGCAGGACGGCGCACGGCTGGACCCCGCCACCGGTGGCTGGGACCACTTCGAGGGCTGA
- a CDS encoding Lrp/AsnC ligand binding domain-containing protein, with product MIRAYILVQTEVGASAQVTRAIRELPGVISAEDVAGPYDVIALVESPTVQGLGREVIARVQAVPHITRTTTCTVVEF from the coding sequence GTGATCCGGGCCTACATCCTCGTGCAGACCGAGGTCGGCGCCTCGGCGCAGGTCACCCGGGCCATCCGCGAGCTGCCGGGAGTCATCTCGGCGGAGGACGTGGCCGGGCCCTACGACGTCATCGCGCTCGTGGAGTCGCCGACCGTGCAGGGGCTGGGGCGCGAGGTCATCGCCCGCGTCCAGGCCGTGCCGCACATCACCCGCACCACGACGTGCACGGTCGTCGAGTTCTGA
- a CDS encoding DUF3515 family protein — MALLAACGDDAVRAVPFDLSDSPACRAVAEHWPSTVGGLEPRVTAVQSTGVAAWGDPPIVARCGKLPPEPTTDPCIDIDGIDWVATELDDGTMFTTYGRTPAIEVLVPDAYDTAPLWLPAFGEAVRQVEQSLGECSSVTD, encoded by the coding sequence GTGGCGCTGCTCGCCGCGTGCGGGGACGACGCCGTGCGCGCCGTCCCGTTCGACCTGTCCGACTCCCCCGCCTGCCGGGCCGTGGCCGAGCACTGGCCGTCGACGGTCGGCGGGCTGGAGCCCCGGGTCACCGCGGTGCAGTCCACGGGCGTGGCCGCCTGGGGCGATCCGCCGATCGTGGCCCGCTGCGGCAAGCTGCCGCCGGAGCCCACGACCGACCCGTGCATCGACATCGACGGGATCGACTGGGTGGCGACCGAGCTGGACGACGGGACGATGTTCACGACCTACGGGCGCACTCCGGCGATCGAGGTCCTCGTGCCGGACGCCTACGACACCGCACCGCTGTGGCTGCCCGCCTTCGGCGAGGCCGTGCGCCAGGTCGAGCAGTCGCTCGGCGAGTGCTCCTCGGTCACGGACTGA
- a CDS encoding D-alanine--D-alanine ligase family protein: MDSQPAPDPAQRHRVALVFGGRSDEHAISCATAASVLRAIDRDRYDVLPVGITRKGHWVLVEDDPEALEIRDGRLPEVPDTGRQVMIPMGGVDQVLRVVEPDGSTAELGAVDVVFPLLHGPFGEDGTLQGMLELADIRYVGCGVLASAAMMDKHVMKVLFASAGLPVGPYTVVQDVQWRRDRAACLDAANALQFPVFVKPARAGSSVGVYKVDAPEELEAAIDKARDHDPKVLVEQGIVGREIECGVLQGRGTEPPRVSQLGEVAVVAGHDFYDFEAKYLDEGNVRITAPADVDEEVREKVGELARTAFEVGGCEGLARVDCFVTPDGEVLINEINTMPGFTPFSMYPQVWAATGVTYPELIDELVQLALERPLGLR, translated from the coding sequence ATGGACAGCCAGCCCGCGCCCGACCCCGCCCAGCGCCACCGCGTCGCCCTCGTCTTCGGAGGTCGCTCCGACGAGCACGCGATCTCGTGCGCCACCGCCGCGAGCGTGCTCCGCGCGATCGACCGTGACCGCTACGACGTGCTGCCGGTCGGCATCACCCGCAAGGGCCACTGGGTGCTCGTCGAGGACGATCCCGAGGCGCTGGAGATCCGCGACGGCCGGCTGCCCGAGGTGCCCGACACCGGGCGGCAGGTCATGATCCCGATGGGCGGCGTCGACCAGGTGCTGCGCGTCGTCGAGCCCGACGGGTCGACGGCCGAGCTGGGCGCCGTCGACGTGGTCTTCCCGCTGCTGCACGGCCCGTTCGGCGAGGACGGCACCCTGCAGGGGATGCTCGAGCTCGCCGACATCCGCTACGTCGGCTGCGGCGTGCTCGCCTCGGCGGCGATGATGGACAAGCACGTCATGAAGGTGCTCTTCGCCTCGGCCGGGCTGCCCGTCGGCCCCTACACGGTCGTCCAGGACGTGCAGTGGCGCCGCGACCGGGCGGCCTGCCTCGACGCCGCCAACGCGCTGCAGTTCCCCGTCTTCGTCAAGCCGGCCCGCGCCGGCTCGTCGGTGGGCGTCTACAAGGTCGACGCGCCCGAGGAGCTCGAGGCCGCGATCGACAAGGCCCGCGACCACGACCCCAAGGTGCTGGTCGAGCAGGGCATCGTCGGGCGCGAGATCGAGTGCGGCGTGCTCCAGGGCCGTGGCACCGAGCCGCCCCGCGTCTCCCAGCTCGGCGAGGTGGCCGTCGTCGCCGGGCACGACTTCTACGACTTCGAGGCCAAGTACCTCGACGAGGGCAACGTGCGCATCACCGCGCCGGCCGACGTCGACGAGGAGGTGCGCGAGAAGGTCGGCGAGCTGGCGCGGACCGCCTTCGAGGTGGGCGGCTGCGAGGGCCTGGCCCGCGTCGACTGCTTCGTCACCCCGGACGGCGAGGTGCTGATCAACGAGATCAACACGATGCCCGGCTTCACGCCCTTCTCGATGTACCCCCAGGTGTGGGCCGCCACCGGGGTCACCTACCCCGAGCTCATCGACGAGCTGGTGCAGCTGGCGCTCGAGCGCCCGCTCGGCCTGCGCTGA
- a CDS encoding NAD(P)H-dependent glycerol-3-phosphate dehydrogenase codes for MTRAAVFGAGSWGSAFAQVMADAGVERITLWARREEVARAIADDHRNPDYLDDVVLPDAVTASTDPAEVTREADVVVLAVPSQTLRSNLAEWGSVLPPHALVVSLMKGVELGTGLRMSEVIEASGIERERIVVVSGPNLSREIAARQPAASVVACTDIDGAERVAAMTAAPYFRPYTQTDVVGAEIGGAVKNVIALAVGMAEGLGYGDNTKSSLITRGLAEVARLGQALGADPGTLMGLAGVGDLIATCMSPLSRNHRVGVALGQGRTIDELLALPHQTAEGVKSCRSVVELAARNGVDMPICEGVTAVVDGRVTPEQLTAGFMSRARKHELA; via the coding sequence GTGACCCGGGCGGCCGTCTTCGGCGCCGGCAGCTGGGGCAGCGCCTTCGCCCAGGTCATGGCCGACGCCGGGGTCGAGCGCATCACCCTCTGGGCCCGGCGCGAGGAGGTCGCGCGGGCGATCGCCGACGACCACCGCAACCCCGACTACCTCGACGACGTCGTCCTGCCCGACGCCGTCACCGCCAGCACCGACCCGGCGGAGGTCACGCGCGAGGCGGACGTCGTCGTGCTCGCCGTGCCCTCCCAGACGCTGCGGTCCAACCTGGCCGAGTGGGGCTCCGTGCTGCCCCCTCACGCGCTCGTCGTCTCCCTCATGAAGGGCGTCGAGCTCGGCACCGGGTTGCGCATGAGCGAGGTCATCGAGGCCTCTGGCATCGAGCGGGAGCGCATCGTCGTCGTCTCCGGGCCCAACCTCAGCCGCGAGATCGCGGCCCGGCAGCCGGCCGCGAGCGTCGTGGCCTGCACCGACATCGACGGCGCCGAGCGGGTCGCCGCGATGACGGCGGCGCCCTACTTCCGCCCCTACACCCAGACCGACGTGGTGGGTGCCGAGATCGGCGGCGCCGTCAAGAACGTCATCGCGCTCGCGGTGGGTATGGCGGAGGGGCTCGGCTACGGCGACAACACCAAGTCCTCGCTCATCACGCGCGGCCTCGCCGAGGTGGCGCGCCTGGGACAGGCCCTGGGCGCCGACCCCGGCACGCTCATGGGGCTGGCCGGCGTCGGTGACCTCATCGCCACCTGCATGTCGCCGCTCTCCCGCAACCACCGTGTCGGGGTGGCGCTGGGCCAGGGCCGCACGATCGACGAGCTGCTCGCGCTGCCGCACCAGACGGCCGAGGGCGTGAAGTCGTGCCGCTCGGTCGTCGAGCTCGCCGCTCGCAACGGGGTCGACATGCCGATCTGCGAGGGCGTGACGGCCGTCGTCGACGGCAGGGTGACGCCCGAGCAGCTGACGGCCGGCTTCATGTCCCGGGCCCGCAAGCACGAGCTCGCCTGA
- a CDS encoding lysophospholipid acyltransferase family protein — MTPVSRQPINDRIPWSYKAVIATLRPVLMGVTRRNWSGAEHIPRTGGFIVASNHYSEVDPLMLAHFLVDQGRPAFFLAKSSLFEVPVLGAALRHLEQVPVYRATSRAQDALVAAREALAEGKPIAIMPEGTLTRDPDLWPMKARPGVGRLALTSRAPVVPIGQWGAQEVLGRYARTPGNLLRRPVQHVKAGPPVDLSDLYDRADEPRAHVEATARIMRAVTELVGELRGETPPAVPYELGPGEMDRRPKRKKSRS; from the coding sequence ATGACCCCCGTGAGTCGTCAGCCGATCAATGACCGGATCCCGTGGTCCTACAAGGCCGTGATCGCCACCCTGCGACCGGTGCTGATGGGGGTCACCCGCCGCAACTGGTCCGGCGCCGAGCACATCCCGCGCACCGGCGGCTTCATCGTGGCGAGCAACCACTACTCCGAGGTCGACCCGCTCATGCTGGCGCACTTCCTCGTCGACCAGGGCCGGCCGGCCTTCTTCCTGGCCAAGTCCTCCCTCTTCGAGGTGCCCGTCCTCGGCGCGGCGCTGCGCCATCTCGAGCAGGTGCCCGTCTACCGCGCCACCTCGCGAGCCCAGGACGCCCTCGTGGCGGCGCGCGAGGCGCTCGCGGAGGGCAAGCCGATCGCGATCATGCCCGAGGGCACCCTGACCCGTGACCCCGACCTGTGGCCGATGAAGGCCCGCCCCGGCGTCGGACGCCTCGCGCTGACCAGCCGCGCCCCCGTCGTCCCGATCGGCCAGTGGGGCGCCCAGGAGGTGCTCGGCCGCTATGCGCGCACGCCGGGCAACCTGCTCCGCCGCCCCGTCCAGCACGTCAAGGCCGGGCCGCCCGTGGACCTGTCCGACCTCTACGACCGTGCCGACGAGCCGCGGGCGCACGTCGAGGCGACCGCGCGCATCATGCGCGCGGTGACCGAGCTGGTCGGCGAGCTGCGCGGCGAGACCCCGCCCGCCGTGCCCTACGAGCTGGGGCCCGGCGAGATGGACCGCCGTCCGAAGCGGAAGAAGAGCCGCTCGTGA
- the cofC gene encoding 2-phospho-L-lactate guanylyltransferase: MTRDPHPFPGTGSAPAGTTSTRPGGVYWHLVVPVKDASLAKSRLEAPAPLRRADLARAVAADTVEAACAAVGAESLTVVTSDEVVASLASGLGARVVADPGDGLDAAVAAGWRDEPDLGGRRIGWAALLGDLAALRPEDLHQALAACAGHRAAVVPDAEGTGTVLLTSTTAPPQGRFGPGSAARHEAAGAVRLELDLPRLRRDVDVAADLRSVLALGAGPHTLLATARGA, from the coding sequence GTGACCCGCGATCCGCACCCGTTCCCCGGCACCGGCTCCGCTCCCGCCGGCACCACGTCGACCCGCCCCGGCGGGGTGTACTGGCACCTCGTCGTGCCGGTCAAGGACGCCTCGCTCGCCAAGAGCCGTCTCGAGGCCCCCGCACCGCTGCGACGCGCCGACCTCGCCCGCGCGGTGGCGGCAGACACCGTCGAGGCGGCCTGCGCGGCGGTCGGCGCGGAGTCGTTGACCGTGGTCACCTCCGACGAGGTGGTGGCCTCCCTGGCCTCCGGTCTCGGCGCCCGCGTCGTCGCCGACCCCGGCGACGGGCTCGACGCCGCGGTGGCCGCGGGCTGGCGGGACGAGCCAGACCTCGGCGGCCGCAGGATCGGGTGGGCGGCCCTGCTGGGCGACCTGGCGGCGCTGCGACCGGAGGACCTGCACCAGGCCCTCGCGGCCTGCGCCGGCCACCGCGCCGCTGTCGTGCCCGACGCAGAGGGCACGGGGACCGTGCTGCTCACCTCGACCACGGCCCCGCCGCAGGGGCGCTTCGGCCCGGGGTCGGCGGCCCGGCACGAGGCGGCCGGCGCGGTGCGGCTGGAGCTCGACCTGCCGCGGCTGCGCCGTGACGTCGACGTCGCGGCGGACCTGCGGTCGGTCCTGGCGCTGGGCGCGGGACCGCACACCCTCCTCGCGACCGCGCGCGGCGCATAG
- a CDS encoding HU family DNA-binding protein codes for MVNKNDLVEALAPRLGGRSAAALAVETIVDVVLREVAAGESVTITGFGTFEPVERAPRTGRNPHTGEPVPIPATRTPRFRPSSYFKAVVSDPLRLPTHGLAGVRTHAVEGDGNGADHWGASTGRAGAPASIRRSEAPAQPEPEPERGPSEPEAPAPPSRGGQPATVRAERPAPEEPPAVEPARDPNPAAGRSIGGDQITADMISAKKAARARAASQQGGEPEPGKKKKKKKKGKKDGKSAKKGS; via the coding sequence GTGGTGAACAAGAACGACCTGGTGGAGGCGCTCGCGCCCCGCCTCGGGGGCAGGTCGGCCGCAGCGCTCGCGGTCGAGACGATCGTCGACGTGGTGCTGCGGGAGGTGGCGGCCGGCGAGTCGGTGACGATCACCGGCTTCGGCACCTTCGAGCCGGTGGAGCGGGCACCGCGCACCGGCCGCAACCCGCACACGGGCGAGCCCGTGCCCATCCCCGCCACCCGCACGCCCCGCTTCCGACCGAGCAGCTACTTCAAGGCCGTCGTCTCCGACCCCCTGCGCCTGCCCACCCACGGGCTCGCGGGCGTCCGGACCCACGCCGTCGAGGGCGACGGCAACGGCGCCGACCACTGGGGGGCCTCCACCGGCCGCGCAGGGGCACCGGCCTCGATCCGCCGCTCGGAGGCTCCCGCCCAGCCCGAGCCCGAGCCCGAGCGCGGGCCGAGCGAGCCGGAAGCGCCCGCGCCCCCGAGCCGCGGCGGGCAGCCGGCGACGGTGCGCGCCGAGCGGCCCGCACCGGAGGAGCCGCCGGCCGTCGAGCCCGCCCGCGACCCCAACCCGGCCGCCGGCCGCAGCATCGGCGGCGACCAGATCACCGCCGACATGATCAGCGCCAAGAAGGCCGCCCGGGCGCGTGCCGCCAGCCAGCAGGGTGGCGAGCCCGAGCCGGGCAAGAAGAAGAAAAAGAAGAAGAAGGGCAAGAAGGACGGCAAGAGCGCCAAGAAGGGCTCCTGA
- a CDS encoding HAD family hydrolase, with translation MAAPATGALRSCPASGLATPAGGPTPVALPAGPVRGLLLDLDDTLLGTREAMVRAGAQAAARLWPTADPGRVAEAGSRFREDPGGYFRAYTRGELDFATMRALRLADLARWLGVEPSADDARRWEQLYEEAFAGALRAFDDAVPALEAACRAGLAVGVLTNSSEPYTRLKLRVTGLDGAVERLSPVVVTKDTLGIGKPAPEVFAHACSLLGLEPEEVVYVGDELDVDVCGALAAGLGAAWLRRTGYDRVETDVEHATGHGLAACGTLLEVVEMLSRGPGFGSEEGSG, from the coding sequence GTGGCGGCCCCCGCCACCGGTGCGCTGCGCTCCTGCCCGGCCTCCGGCCTGGCGACCCCGGCCGGTGGGCCCACGCCCGTGGCGCTCCCGGCCGGGCCCGTGCGCGGCCTGCTCCTCGACCTCGACGACACCCTGCTCGGCACCCGCGAGGCCATGGTGCGGGCCGGGGCGCAGGCCGCGGCGCGGCTCTGGCCCACCGCAGACCCCGGCCGCGTCGCCGAGGCGGGGAGCCGGTTCCGCGAGGACCCCGGAGGCTACTTCCGGGCCTACACGCGCGGCGAGCTCGACTTCGCGACCATGCGGGCCCTGCGACTGGCCGACCTCGCCCGCTGGCTGGGCGTCGAGCCCTCCGCCGACGACGCCCGCCGCTGGGAGCAGCTCTACGAGGAGGCCTTCGCCGGGGCGCTCCGGGCCTTCGACGACGCCGTGCCGGCGCTCGAGGCGGCCTGCCGGGCCGGGCTGGCCGTCGGCGTGCTCACCAACAGCTCCGAGCCCTACACCCGGCTCAAGCTCCGCGTGACCGGGCTGGACGGGGCGGTGGAGCGGTTGTCGCCCGTCGTCGTGACCAAGGACACCCTCGGGATCGGCAAGCCCGCGCCAGAGGTCTTCGCCCATGCCTGCTCCCTCCTGGGCCTGGAGCCGGAGGAGGTGGTCTACGTCGGGGACGAGCTCGACGTGGACGTCTGCGGGGCCCTGGCCGCCGGCCTGGGCGCCGCCTGGTTGCGCCGGACCGGCTACGACCGGGTCGAGACCGACGTCGAGCACGCCACCGGTCACGGCCTGGCGGCCTGCGGCACCCTGCTCGAGGTCGTCGAGATGCTCTCCCGGGGACCCGGATTTGGGTCCGAGGAAGGGTCAGGGTAA
- the gltX gene encoding glutamate--tRNA ligase, translated as MTTHPAPAARSATEDHEVTGADVRVRFCPSPTGTPHVGMARTALFNWAFARHHGGTLVFRIEDTDAARDSEESAEQLVDALDWLGLDYDEGPGVGGPYGPYRQSERRETYGDVATRLLEAGFAYESFSTPEEVEARHRAAGRDPKLGYDNFDRDLTEEQRAAYRAEGREPVLRLRMPDEDITFTDLVRGEVTFRAGSVPDFVIVRGNGQPLYTLVNPVDDAMMRITHVIRGEDLLSSTPRQIALYRALVEIGVAERVPVFAHLPLVLGEGSKKLSKRDPQSNLFLHRERGFVREGMINYLALLGWAIGPDRDVFTPQELVEAFDVRQVNPNPARWDQKKAEAINADHLRMLSLQEFTTRLLPVLREAGVLGPQSDMGELARLEAVAELIQTRIQVLSEAVPLVAPFYVRGEELQIADDARATLKEDAGAVLDAAIAALEPLSGRYPEPLGGGVEWTTERIETALREALIDGLGLKPRFAFGPLRTAVSGQRISPPLFESMEILGKHETLARLRRLRAEV; from the coding sequence ATGACCACTCATCCCGCTCCTGCCGCCCGGTCGGCGACCGAGGACCACGAGGTCACCGGTGCCGACGTGCGCGTCCGCTTCTGCCCCAGCCCGACCGGCACCCCGCACGTGGGGATGGCCCGCACCGCCCTGTTCAACTGGGCCTTCGCCCGCCACCACGGCGGCACCCTGGTCTTCCGCATCGAGGACACCGACGCGGCCCGCGACAGCGAGGAGTCGGCCGAGCAGCTCGTCGACGCCCTCGACTGGCTGGGCCTGGACTACGACGAGGGCCCCGGCGTCGGCGGCCCCTACGGTCCCTACCGCCAGAGCGAGCGTCGCGAGACCTACGGCGACGTCGCGACCAGGCTGCTCGAGGCCGGCTTCGCCTACGAGTCGTTCTCGACCCCCGAGGAGGTCGAGGCCCGCCACCGCGCCGCCGGCCGCGACCCCAAGCTGGGCTACGACAACTTCGACCGCGACCTCACCGAGGAGCAGCGTGCGGCCTACCGGGCCGAGGGCCGCGAGCCCGTGCTGCGCCTGCGCATGCCCGACGAGGACATCACCTTCACCGACCTGGTCCGCGGCGAGGTGACCTTCCGCGCCGGCTCGGTGCCCGACTTCGTCATCGTGCGCGGCAACGGCCAGCCCCTCTACACGCTGGTCAACCCGGTCGACGACGCGATGATGCGCATCACGCACGTCATCCGCGGCGAGGACCTGCTGTCCTCCACCCCGCGCCAGATCGCGCTCTACCGCGCGCTGGTCGAGATCGGGGTCGCCGAGCGTGTGCCGGTCTTCGCCCACCTCCCGCTCGTGCTGGGGGAGGGCAGCAAGAAGCTCTCCAAGCGCGACCCGCAGTCCAACCTCTTCCTGCACCGCGAGCGCGGCTTCGTCCGCGAGGGCATGATCAACTACCTCGCGCTGCTCGGCTGGGCCATCGGCCCCGACCGCGACGTCTTCACGCCCCAGGAGCTCGTCGAGGCCTTCGACGTGCGCCAGGTCAACCCCAACCCCGCCCGCTGGGACCAGAAGAAGGCGGAGGCGATCAACGCCGACCACCTGCGGATGCTCAGCCTGCAGGAGTTCACCACCCGCCTGCTGCCGGTGCTGCGCGAGGCCGGCGTGCTCGGCCCGCAGAGCGACATGGGCGAGCTGGCCCGCCTCGAGGCCGTGGCCGAGCTCATCCAGACCCGCATCCAGGTGCTCTCGGAGGCCGTGCCGCTGGTCGCGCCCTTCTACGTGCGGGGCGAGGAGCTGCAGATCGCCGACGACGCCCGGGCGACCCTCAAGGAGGACGCCGGGGCGGTGCTCGACGCGGCCATCGCCGCCCTGGAGCCGCTCTCGGGCCGTTATCCGGAGCCGCTGGGCGGCGGGGTGGAGTGGACGACCGAGCGCATCGAGACCGCGCTGCGCGAGGCCCTGATCGACGGGCTGGGCCTCAAGCCCCGCTTCGCCTTCGGCCCGCTGCGCACGGCCGTCTCCGGCCAGCGCATCAGCCCGCCGCTCTTCGAGTCGATGGAGATCCTCGGCAAGCACGAGACCCTGGCCCGCCTGCGCAGGCTGCGCGCGGAGGTCTGA